The DNA window GAAACTCCAAGAAGTTAAATAAACTGCTCAGGATGTGAGGGACAGATccaggctctggaatcaggcaGACCTGGGCCAGGTCCATGCCTCACTTGCCATGTGACCGTGGTCATCTTctgagcttcagtctcctcacctgtaagagGTAATGGGATTTACTTCCCTGGAAGAGGATTAAATGGAAATCATGCATAGAAAAGCACAATGGgtagcacagagtaagtgctaaAAATGTTGGCTGTTATTATTTCagacagggaaaaagaaaggaggcaaagaataggtaattttttcccctttatcaaAGTGGCTTCTTTATttcaagaacagaaaataaaactatcatttgGGCAGCTGCTCCAGTTTTgtccaaaataatttatttaccagccttacaaaaaaatatgttggcaagagaaaaataaaagtcctgTAGGAGCAGGGAAGCCTCTCCTTCCTTCCGGCGGCTCCCCTGGGACCCTGCCAGAGAGTGGGGAGTTGGCTGAGGGGCGCCCCCAAGCCCAGGGTGGATCCAAGAGTAAGAGGTCTGGAAGTGGAGGACTGTCCTGAGTCCTCCTTGCCGTGGGGGCCGACCCAGCGGACACCGAGGCACTTGTAGGCAAAGGCTGGAGGCCCTCACCCCCTTGGGAGGGGTGAGGGCTGTGTCCTGGGAGGacaaggtggggaggaggggatgctGAGGGCTGTCGGGGAGAAGCCGCCAGCTCAGTCGGTCTCTGAGGCGAGGCTCCTGGGCCGGGGCTGAGGGGGGATAACCGGGGGAGTGGGGGCCCTGCCTGCAGCCTCaggggcccctccctcctctgcggCCGCCCCCAGGTCCACATCGGCAGGTGCGCTCAGAGAGACTGGGACGAGGGAGACTGGCCCCGGGGAGGCCGGGCTGGGGGAGGCTGGTGGGGGCCGGCTCTGGCGCCGGGCAGgctggggggcagtggggggcaACGGGGGTGGCACCATGGGGGCCCGGAGGCTGCTGCCAACCAGACGGCGGGGCAGAGCCCGGGGGGTCGCAGGGCTGCCAGAgccagggggcgggggtggggctggaggggagccGCGGGTGCTGGAGACCTGGGGGGGCGGCATAGTGGGTCTGGCCGGCGCTGGGCGCTTGGctgtggaggaaggagaggggcgGTTAGGCATTCACACTGCCTGCGGCAAATCCCCAAGCTCGATGCCACCTTGGGATCTTCGAATCTGCTGTATCTGCCGTTTGCTCTGCCGGGAACAGTTTCCACGCTGGCTGCTCACCATTCGGGCCTCCGTGCACGTCTGTCCTCAGCTAGAgggcccctcccccgccctgccccagtTACTGGCATATTTTCCAGTCGTATTTTCTTCATGGGACTTCTTGCCCTCTGAAATGATCTCGTCAGTTTTAATTTTGCTCGATTACTGCTTGTCTCCCTGACTAGAATGTAAACTGAGTGAGGCCAGCTGACGTCCAGCTGGCTAGCGCAGTGTACGTGCTCAGTGCAGAGCTGCTGAATTAAGAACTGCTGCGTGTTCCACCTGCCACCTGGGTCCTCCTCACTTCCTCTCAGAAGCCCACCAGAACTGCCGCACCCCAGCGCTCAGATCCCCCTGCACAGTCCAACCTCACAAGGCAGCCGAGGGGCTAGGTGGGGCAGGACATCTGGCCCCTGGTCCTAGCTCTGTCTCCACCCACTGGAGGGCCTGGGCAAATCACTTGCCCCcgggagcctcagtttcttcatcggTGAGATAAGATGACAGCCTTGACCTCCCAGGGCTGACGTGAGGACCAGTGCAGGTGATGCTGTGACCGTCCTTTGACTTGTGCTCCAGTGAGCAAACATCCTGCTTGCACCCCATCCAGGAAAGGTGGCTAGAAGCCCCCTCCCGTAAGGAGATCCCTGTGCGACCTGCCAGCTCCTGCTGGTCCAGAGGCTCCTGATGCTGCTCCATCTACTCCCATCCGGGTGGAAAACTCTAGAGCCTCCTGGGCTGGGTGTCCCAAGTGTCCTAGTTACCCTGGCAGACTCTGCACCTGAACCCTCGGCCTCCTCACCTGCCTGGCTTTAGGCCACCTGAACAGGTGAATGCACCAAAGGGGCTCAGAAGGAGGCTACCAagccaccactaccaccaccaccgcccTCCTTCGCTGTCTTTTGAAgaccccatcctccctctccacTCTGTGATCCCTGGTCTTCTTGAGGGACTGAACTCCACCGCCCCCAACACTCAATCGCTGACCTTTAtcgagcatttactgtgtgctgggTATGGGCCAGGCAGCACCATTTAATTCTCCAAACAGCCCTACAAGGCAGGTGCAGTTATTGTCCCATtccacagaggaggaagctgaggcacagacaggtgaagtcacctgcccaaggtcacagagctggaatCTGAACCCAGAGTGTCCGGCAGCAAACCTGGGCCCTTAGCCACCTGGATTCCTGGTCTCCCCTGGCTTTCTGAAAACATGGGACAGTCTGGGATTGCCCggcccctctccctgcccaccctctgccccccttctcctcccacagCCAACTCACTCCTCCGAGCCATGTCCTCTGTTGGGGTCGCTGCCTCCAGGGAGCTCCTACTGACCTTGGGGGAGGCTGGTCTGCGGGGTGCCTCAGACTCTGCCCTGCGAGGGAAGGAGAGGGTCAGGGTCAGCCTTGGCCATCACCCAGAGGACTCCTGGAATCCTGGGGAGATTCCCAGCCAACAGGCTGAGTTTGGGTCCTCCTAGGAGTTGTTCTCCACCACTTTGTGGCTGGGCCTGGGATCTGATAAGACGCTTCTGGCATGGGCCAGAGTTTGTATCCACTGAGCCCTGGCTGCTGTGTGACACTGCGACAGTGTCTGAGGTCCCTCATGTGACCAAGATGTGGGGTAGAAAGCAGGGCCTCCCCTGTATCTCAGCTCTCAGCCTCCATGTGATCTTTACGGGATGTTCTGGCCACTAGAAGCCAGAGAACGGACGAGAAGCAGGGGAGGAGGCCAGGGCTCATTCCTGGCTCTGTTCCATTGGCTACTCCTTGGGGAGGCCTTTCCTGAGCCCCCCTTGCCTGACTCCTGTTCCCTACTCGACCCCCCGACCCTGCTCTACTGTCCTTCGTAGCACACATCACCGCCTGACATTATACTGTGTCTTTATCGGTGTTCTGGTTGATTCTGTCTCCCCACTCCCTGGAATGCGAGCTCTAAGGGCAGCATTTGTCTGTCTTGCGCATCTGAGGAAATTCATGGTTTGGGCCCCAGCAATCTGTGATAACTGATCAATACCCGCTGGGTACGGAGGAAACATGGCACCATGTTAAACCTCCCGATTTAAAGGATCAAAGAGAAGACTGGAAGGTACAGAATTTACACATTCCAAAATGATCAGTTCCCTAGTTCCCTAAATCTCCAGGGTCTgaaacagcgcctggcacacagtaggtgcccagtAAAGAACCATATAACACAGAAGGGAACACATCAGAGGTTGAGAAGAATATGCCTGTGAGGTCTCTATCCTACCCACTCCAAACTGGGAAACCTGGTATTTGggatgaaaatataataattatatttcctAAAATGCTACTGGACACCCTGAGAGATGGTGTCTCAGGCTAGGCATCTCAAGGCCAGGACAGGGGCCATTCACACCCATCAGTCCTTACCTTTCCTTGAGAGCCactgaggctggggcaggggccgGAGCCAGAGCTGGTACAGGGGCCGGGGTGGGTGTGGCAATCGATGGAAGCTCCTCAGAAGCCGGCCTGTCGCTGACCTTGTCCTGGGGTGCAGGCGCTGAGAACAGGCCTGACACGTTGAAGTTGATATCTGCAGACAGAAGGGAGCAGATCTGAACTTACAGAGCTTCCTCAGGCCTCCCCTCCTCAGCCGGTGTTGGGACCACTTTCCCTTTCTCTGGATGTTGTCTGGACCATGTTTCGCCTTCCCACTCCCAGGTGGGCCTCACAAGAATCCCACGAAGCAGGcatcatcacccccattttacagatgagaaactgaggctcagagtggagGAGCCATTTCCTCCAGGCCTCGTGGTGAGTTTGCAGGGTTGCCAGGGACTGAAGCTGAGTCTGGAGGGCACCAAGCTGGGCAGATGAAGGCACGAAAAGGGACACGTTCACAAAGGCGGGAGCTTTACCTCCAGGGAAGAGGGTGTCTGCATTCTGTATCAGAGCCTCGACCATGCCCACCACCTGGATGGATGAGACGGAGGCTGCATCCAGCTGGGCCAGGTCCCTGGgacaaaaagaaagtgaaagtgaGTCATCATTTAGCAAAGTCTAGTGACCCCAACTCtctggccctgtgctgggcactggggacacaaGGATCAGGTGAATAACCCCTCACATATCACAGctctttacagtttacaaaacatTTCTCCGTTTATTATCTCATCTAACTCCCAAAGCAAACATCCTCAATGTCTGTCTCGTTTCtctccaatttacagatgaggaaatgaaggtccAGAGTGACTTCCTAAGGCCCATCTCTGgaaagtggggggcggggggggggggcgcgctAGAATCAGATCTCTGGGCTCCCAGCTCCCCGTAACAGGCCACCAAGCACCCCATTACTGCCTTTACCCAGAATGCCTATCTCCAAAGCCCCATGAGATCCATGATCCCTTTGGCCGCTCGTCACAGCAGCCTTGACAATTACTCcaaggatggggaaactgaggcccaggggaaAAGTAAGCAGCAGatgttgggggggaggggactGCCACCTTCCCCCCAACCTGTGGCCACTCACCCTTCTTTCTCAGGGGGCCACAGCAGGTTGGGCCCCAGGACAATGGCGATGTTGCTGGGTGTCATCTTGTTCACCTCCTGCGCCTCGGCCAGCAGTGCCAGGAACTTCATCAGGTACCTGGGGCGTGGGAGGGGGACTTGGACCAGGGGCAGGGCATCTTGGGCCATGAACACCCATGGATGCCCCCCGAGACCTGAGACTTCTCCAGCCTGGGATTGCCAAAGAGTGGCAAAGACACCACACAGGACGTTTAGGAACATTTTTACTAGTTACGTTAGCTGACCTACTGAACACCACCTACGTGTCAGGCACTAAGTTGAGAACCTCCCAGCCACCCTACAGAGTAGGGACTGTTATGCTCCAAGTCTTCCACATGAGGGTGCCGAGGCACAGAGAGTTAAATTGCTAGCCTAGGACCACATAGCGGCAGAGGTGGGATTTAAAGCCGGGTGGTGTGGCTTCCAGGTTCAAGGTATGTGTTCAGTTCCATGTCTCGTATAACAAAAATACAGTTAATACATCAAAGTGGTATTTTCCGAAATATTGCTTAGGACAAGGATACCAGCCCATGGCCCTGAAGTGGTAGCTGGGCCTTGGCTGGGGGAGGCCTGGGTGTGGGCTGGGGGCTCACCTGAGGTTGCTGAGGTTCTCACGGGGCAGGCGGCTACACACCTCCTGGAGGGCCTCCAGCCGGGCTCCTGGCTCCTTCAGGCTGTGGACGGGGCAGAGACCTGGTGAGCCCGCCCTGGGTGGCCCCTCTGTAGCCTCATCCTCCCCAGCACCTGCCCCCCGCCATCCTCACCTGGCTGCCCTCATCCAGTCATCATAGAGGTCAAAGGTCATCAGGGGCTCCGGCAGCTCCCGCAGGTAGGACTTGAGGGCACCTGGAGTGGTGGCGGGGGCTCAGATgcagccctcccagcccccaactTTACCCCCAGTCCTCAGCTCTCTCCATGTTAGGAACCTTTAGCTCTTGTTCACACTAATGTGTCTAGGTCTGATCATTTCTTTGGGCCACGGGCCCTTTTGAGAAAATGATGAAGCCTAGTGATGTTGTCCGCAGAAAAACATACACACGTTTCAGGGGGCTCACCATGAACCTCAACATTAAGGACTCCTATGTCTCCTCAGATGTCTTCTTGGCAGGTTATCAGGCCTTAAGCCAAACTATCATGGGATCATTTCAGGCAGCTTCAGGGAAGGGATTTGGGGGGAAGCCTCTCCACCCAGGGCTCCTCAGAGCAGGTACCTGCCACAGCGTGGGGGTCAGAGCAGAACTCCTGCAGGCTGCAGGGGTCCGAGGCCATTGTCTGCTTGAGGCGCTTCAGCACCGAGGCCCCGGCGGCCAGACGGAAGAGGCCCTGAGGTGCGAGAGGGGGCAGGTGGGGATCACAGAGGGGTGGGCGGGGCAGGACACCCCGGTTGGGAGGCCCTGGCCCACTCATGGCCTGGAGTAGGCCTCGGGGGCCCACTGGGCTGGTGGGCAGAGTGAACACCACCGTATTCGTGGTTCCTCTCGACTCTTAAGGTCTAAGATTCTGAGCAAAAGGGgaagtctaggggcttccctggtggcgcagtggttgggagtccgcctgccgatgcaggggacgtgggttcgtgccccggtccggaaagatcccacatgctgcggagcggctgggcccgtgagccatggccgctgagcctgcgcatccggagcctgtgctccgcaatgggagaggccgcagcagtgagaggcccgcgtaccgcaaaaaaaaaccaaaacaaaaccggGAAGTCTGGGAGGAGCTCAGAAAAGTCGTGGGGAGACAGGAGTCTGGTTAGAAGTGAAAGGGAGATAGGAGGCCCAGCAGGACTGTCCTGAAGCCTAGGTCTGTCTTTGGGTGGGGTCCACCTCCTAAGGGTCTGTCCTTAGGAAAGCAGCCGATACACCAGCACGACCGAGGTGCAAAGGATGGATGAGGGCAGCGTGTGGCTGTGACTCGTGGAGTCTCCGGCTTCACCGCCACTTTCTCACCTGCTGGGCACGTCTACCCATTGGCCTCTGCCTCCCCCTTGCAAAATGGAGCCAATGAGGGCTCCCTCCAAGGGTTATTGGGATAATCCAATGGAACAAGGGGCGCAAAGGGCTGATGGCACAGTGCCCAGCCCATGTGAGCATCATTAAGTGGGAGGTGGAATCAGTTCAGCAGGAGGCCACGCCTTCTCCCGGCACCTGTACGCTAATGGTGAGATTACAGGTGCCAGCAACAGCCAGCGTGTGGGAGGTGTGGGACCGAGTGAGGGCCCTGGTGTTCCTTCCCCACCCACTCCAGTGAGCCCCACCTCTTCCTTCATGCTCTCAGAAAGCAGCATCATGACGCAGGCTTCGATGGGCAGGGCGATGTCCCGGCCCAGCTCTCGCAGGTGGGTTCCCAGAGGCATCCCATACACCCTGGAGAAGGGGGCGGCCATCATCGAGGGGGAGGGGTCTGCAGGGACGAGACAGATCAGCGGCCCAGGGTCCTCCCACCTCTGAGCATCGAGGTCAGGGCAGACAGGGGCATCCCCAGACGTTCTCAAGGGGCTACCACCTCCCTCCTGACCACCCATGCCACACATCCTGAAATTATCCAACACATCTCTTGAATCCGCCCAcctccactgcccccaccccagtccgGGACACAGtcacctccctcctgcctcctaaCAGGGTTCCAGTCCTGCCCCTTCATTCCATCCTCCACGCAGCCGGAGCAATCTCTTCATCGCAAATCTAATTGAGCGCCCCCCTGCTCAGAACTCATCCCTGGCTCCCTGCTGCCTTTCGTGATGGAGTGCAAGCTTCTTAACGTGCCCCAAGTagggtgggggtcaggggtgggggTCGGGGCCTGCCCGTGTCCCCACCTGTTTGGCTGTGGTTCTCCCTCAGCTCAGCCAGGGCCGTGTCCAGCGAGCTCAGAGACTTGCGATGGTAATCGGCCTGAATCTCCATGAGCTATGGGGACAAGGGGGCACCCCCGGGGGGAAGTGAGGGAAGCTGAGCCTCCCCCAGGGGCCACAGACGCagacacccctccctcccaccatcttGCAGGGGGTCTCAGTGGCCCCTGAGCTCCGGGTGGCAGGAGCCTGGTCTTGGACTCACGTGGATAAAGTAGTTGGCATAGGTGTCCTCCTTGGTGGCAAAGTGGTACAGATCGGCCAAGTACTCGTCCTTGGGGACAGAGAGGGGAGGGCTTATACCAGCGAGGCTGGGGCCCAGCGGGGAAGCTTGGAGGGGATAGCAACTTGCCCAAGCTGTACGGGGAGGGTCACAACCAGCTCTCCTCTCACTGCTTACGGTTTGCTCCTGGGGCCAGCCCGCAGGGACCCCTTTGAACTCTTGGGGGGCTTTTACAGCTTCTAGTCCTCTTCTCTGTGTCCCTATATCCTCAGCACAGTGCCTTGTGTTACTCACCCCTCATTTGTTCACCCACCCttcgttcactcattcactcacttagCAAACGCACTGAGACTCCGGTGAACAGGCGGCTCTCCCTCCCAGGTGTTATGCGTATGGTATAGACAGAAGTGGCTACAAGGTGATGGTTAAGTACACAGACCTTGGAGCCtgacagcctgggttcaaatcccggctctgCTGCTTCCTAGCTATGTGGCCTGGGGCAAGTCacgtcacctctctgagcctcagttttgccaTCTGAGAAATGGGGACAGCAACCACCCGTGCCACCACCACACACGCAGGAAGTCCAAGTGCCCCTCACCTTGCACTGCTCCACCTTCCTCttcagctcctcctcctcctccttcagcaTCTCCGCCTTGTTGGCTGTGGTGGTGTAACTGCCCGGGCCGCCACCCAGGCCCTGGCCACTGCCTGAGTTCTTAGCTGCCTGACTGAGCCTGGGGATGATCCCAAGGTGGGGTGGTTACGTCCCCATCGCATGTCCAGAGCCAAGGGCCCCTCCATAGGCCTGACCACATAGGATTCCGGAATTTATAGATGCAAATCCCAGAGCTGAACTGGCCTTGGGTCTCTGCCCACCCTGGGCAGAGTGCTCTGGCGCACCCCCTGGTGGTGGGCTTGGTGATCATGGCCACGCACCTCCAGAGTGGAGGGTGGGGCCCCTCCCGCCATCCAGAGATCTTGGAGGATTGTTTCCCGCTATCCCGGGCTTTTGGGTACCCCAGCTGACACAAGCACATGCACATACGCGCACAGAGGCACCCTCACATGCACTGTCCCCATATGTCTTCCTAAGGACCAGGCGTGCGCACAAGGACACACACTGGACTCGGTGGGCCCTGCAGCGTCCTCCTGGTGGGGGAAGGGCCTCGAAGCTCTGTGGCCACATCCGTAGGCTGAAGTAGGCGTGAACCTCACCTAGAGGCTGTGGCTCCCACCTGCTCTTGAGTGTGTTCCAGTCAGACACCAGCTTCTGCAGGCTCTTCTTGTGCTTGAGGATGGCTGGCAGCTCCTCCTGGGGGCGGGCACAGGAAGGGTTCAGCGGGCTGCGGAGGTGGGAGCTGGAGGCTGGGgaagctgggggcagagggagggggcagggtcaCCTCACTCAGCCTGTTGAGCGGCTGCAGGACGTCCCGCTCCAGGGTCATCTCAAACTCAGCCAGGATGCGAGCAAGCTGGTTCTGAATGGCACAGCTCATCTCCAAGGCCTTCCTGTGGACACAGCACCCAGTGGGCCCGGGCCCCCACAGCCCCTCACCCCCCTCTGGAGAGACTGGGCAGgggggcctcctccctccccatcacccCCTGTCTCTTCTATCTCTCCTTCGTCTTCATTGAGCCCAACGCCCTTGCAGGCCTGGCCACCCTCACTGACCTGGACACTGTTCCCAGCCCAGACACTCTTCCCAGCCTGGTCATCCTTCCACCGTCGATGCCCTCCCTGACTGGGACACTCTCCTGACCCAGATCCCTCCTTGGCATCTCCAGGTGAGGGCCAAGGTCCCTGTCCGTGCTCACCCCATGCTGGAATCGGGGTCCAGCTCCTTGAAGCTCTCGGCCATCGTGGTGGACAGAGCCATGAGGGGAAGCTTCTTCTGCAGGGAAGGGCAGGGCCGGCTGTGAGCGTGAGCGCGTGTGCTCGCCCACTGGGTTGCTTCCACGCCCCTGCCTGAGCACATGGCGAGTCTCCTAGGGGCAGAATCCCCACCAAGGCCCTGGGCGTGGACAGGGGAGGCGGGAACCCAGGAGGGCCACGGACACAGGTGACAGTAGAAGCAGGAAGATGACAAGGCACGGTGGAGGTGACAGCTCCCCGTAACCATGTACAAAGCCTCCACCCATCTGAggcccccctgccccctcccagaagGCACATGATTGGGCAGGAAGGAGTAATGGACCAAGTCCCATCACTGAatggaaaactaaaaacagagggCATGGAGTTTGCCCCAGTTCACAGTTAGAGGGAGGGCGGAGGAGCCAGGAACACAACCTCAGAGTGGGCCCTCTCCCCTGCCGTAGGGCATCTGTGGCTGACCTAGCCCCTGCGGAGCTCAAAACCCTCCACGGTTCCCTATTGCTCTGGCCACACGGAACTGTTGCCCAGTTACAAGTTTGCCCCCCCCCACATTCCTACCTAGCGTTGTAGAGAGCACCAGCTTAGGTCAGGGAGACCAGAATTCGAATCTCAGttttgccacttaccagctgtgtgaccttgagtgggtcactttacctctctgtctctgtttcctcctcggTACACAGTGCTAATAAGGGCCGCCTCCTCCTAAGGTTGTTTTCACATTAAGTGAGGCAACGCATGGAGATATCCTAGTAACAGACTAGCAGTAATCAGTCCATAAATACTGGCTACTGGTTAACACCAGTGAGTAACGCTCAAAATccagctcaaatgccacttctTTCAGGAAGCCCTCACAGACTGCCCAGTTGTGAGAACCTGCTCTGGGTGCTGATTGGACAGAGAGGTTCAGGTGCTGTCAGAAGCCTGGCTGTGGCTCAGAAGATTGGTGCAGGCGGGCGGCGTCAAGAAGGGGATAGGGAAGAAATAGGACCTCATGAGTGGGGTGCCGGAGGAGCCTTGGGACAGAGCAGTCTCCACCCCCTTGGTGTCAGAGACTCAGACTAGTGGGGAGACCCCAGCCCCGACCCCGCTGCCCCACTGGACAGAGGTGTCCTGcccaggcccctcctccctgggacCCCCACTCACCACCCGCTTGTCCATGTCCGCCCCGCTCTGGCCCTGCAGACAGGCCTGCAGCCGTTTGTGGACATTGTGGGCTGCTCGCTTGGCCGGCTCCAGTCGCTGCTCCACCTGGGAGGGGGTCCAGGGGTTATGGATCGTGGGGGGCTGTTGTCCCCCATGCCCCACTGTCCTGTTCTCCCCCAGAGCAGGAACtacctttctcttccctcctcctgggGACCCCATTGCCAACAGCATTGGAATGACTCAACTCAGGCCCCCGACTGGCATCCCTGCCTGGCCCTCTGCTGACAGCCTGCATGGGCCTGCCCTGCCACCCGCTGCCGGCCCAGGCACATACCTGCTGCAGGTCCTCCCCCAGGAACTCGGCAGTCTCCGGGGTGCTGCAGGGGGAGACAGCTTCTGCTGAGCTGGCCCAGGTTAGGAAACCCCCgcctcctcctgcccccccaCTGCAAACAGGGCACCTGAACCTCAGATGCTTCCAGCGCCCCTCCCAGTCAGGCTGCCCTGGGTGGCCCGCCTGCCTCATCCCCGTCGGAACACATTCCATGGGGGCGGGAATAGGATACCGGGCTTTTTCCTCCTCCACCCAGGGCTGTGTCCCCAGAGAGGGCGGACGAAACCGAAGCGGGGACTGGGGGCGCCTCTCTCTGCTGACCTGGGGAGAGGAGGCCCGGGCTGCCCCAAGAACAGGAAGTGTGCGAGCTCAGACTCCTGGGCTGTTGGTTACAAAGGGCTCTGGACTGTGGTGGTGGGCAGGTCCTGGGCCCCTGCCCGGGGACACGTGGGGACACTAAGGCTCCGAGCAAGTCGGCCTGACTGTCCACGCTCATATAGGCATCTGTGCCAGTGTGTGCCTACAGCAGGCCTGTGGGCACCCAGTCCGCTCCCCTGAGCCCAGGGAATGAGAAACCCCCAGCgcagggggaagaggagagaagacaggCCCTGGGAGCTCCCCAAATTTCCGCCCTCCACACCACCAGCTCAGGGACTGTGGTGGGAATGTGGGGATGTTTCCACCTGAGGCTGAGAAAAGCAGAAGCAAGACAGAGAAGCAAGGACGCCTCTGGGCTGGAGGACGGCAGGAAGAGgcgcagggcagggcaggggcggcCCCTCCTCCCATCGCTGCCAGGACCCTATCTCTGCTGCTCCCCCAAGGTCTGGGGCCCTGACCATCCCTCCCCCGCAGGCAACCAGAGATGGTTAACAGTCCCCCCTTGTACAGAGGGGACAAGTGAGGCCAGGGAGGACCGTCCACTCAGGGGCTCGTGGAGACAGAGAAGACCCAGCATCCTTGATCCTCCACCCACCCTCCAGTCAGGGGTAGGGGTGCCCCTTCCCCCAAAAGTCAGCGCCTGCCCCTCCTGCTCTGGCTAGGAGAAGGGATGGCATTCAGAGGGGAGGAAAAGAGATGGCCAGTCAGAAGGTGGCTGTCCAGCTGTCCTCagtctcccccccccccccccggcctccCACCTCCT is part of the Phocoena sinus isolate mPhoSin1 chromosome 10, mPhoSin1.pri, whole genome shotgun sequence genome and encodes:
- the LOC116760102 gene encoding SH3 domain-binding protein 1 isoform X3, which codes for MALSTTMAESFKELDPDSSMGKALEMSCAIQNQLARILAEFEMTLERDVLQPLNRLSEEELPAILKHKKSLQKLVSDWNTLKSRLSQAAKNSGSGQGLGGGPGSYTTTANKAEMLKEEEEELKRKVEQCKDEYLADLYHFATKEDTYANYFIHLMEIQADYHRKSLSSLDTALAELRENHSQTDPSPSMMAAPFSRVYGMPLGTHLRELGRDIALPIEACVMMLLSESMKEEGLFRLAAGASVLKRLKQTMASDPCSLQEFCSDPHAVAGALKSYLRELPEPLMTFDLYDDWMRAASLKEPGARLEALQEVCSRLPRENLSNLRYLMKFLALLAEAQEVNKMTPSNIAIVLGPNLLWPPEKEGDLAQLDAASVSSIQVVGMVEALIQNADTLFPGDINFNVSGLFSAPAPQDKVSDRPASEELPSIATPTPAPVPALAPAPAPASVALKERAESEAPRRPASPKVSRSSLEAATPTEDMARRTKRPAPARPTMPPPQVSSTRGSPPAPPPPPGSGSPATPRALPRRLVGSSLRAPMVPPPLPPTAPQPARRQSRPPPASPSPASPGPVSLVPVSLSAPADVDLGAAAEEGGAPEAAGRAPTPPVIPPQPRPRSLASETD
- the LOC116760102 gene encoding bargin isoform X6, which gives rise to MMKRQLHRMRQLAHTGSLGRTPETAEFLGEDLQQVEQRLEPAKRAAHNVHKRLQACLQGQSGADMDKRVKKLPLMALSTTMAESFKELDPDSSMGKALEMSCAIQNQLARILAEFEMTLERDVLQPLNRLSEEELPAILKHKKSLQKLVSDWNTLKSRLSQAAKNSGSGQGLGGGPGSYTTTANKAEMLKEEEEELKRKVEQCKDEYLADLYHFATKEDTYANYFIHLMEIQADYHRKSLSSLDTALAELRENHSQTDPSPSMMAAPFSRVYGMPLGTHLRELGRDIALPIEACVMMLLSESMKEEGLFRLAAGASVLKRLKQTMASDPCSLQEFCSDPHAVAGALKSYLRELPEPLMTFDLYDDWMRAASLKEPGARLEALQEVCSRLPRENLSNLRYLMKFLALLAEAQEVNKMTPSNIAIVLGPNLLWPPEKEGDLAQLDAASVSSIQVVGMVEALIQNADTLFPGDINFNVSGLFSAPAPQDKVSDRPASEELPSIATPTPAPVPALAPAPAPASVALKERAESEAPRRPASPKVSRSSLEAATPTEDMARRSTGSLAAAVETASGRQALVVGKPSPYMFECITEHFSVDPSRILMVGDRLETDILFGHRCGMTTVLTLTGVSSLEEAQTYLAAGQHDLVPHYYVESIADMMEGLED